One genomic region from Vanacampus margaritifer isolate UIUO_Vmar chromosome 2, RoL_Vmar_1.0, whole genome shotgun sequence encodes:
- the srcin1a gene encoding SRC kinase signaling inhibitor 1 isoform X13, translating to MSEADVPIGFNRMNRFRQSLPLSRSASQNKLRSPDEYAGVLFLQYGDETRRVHITHELSSLDTLHALIVHMFPQKLTAGMLKSPNTAVLIKDEARNVFYELEDVRDIQDRSVIKIYRKEPVYASYPAAAHLANGDLRREMVYSSRDSSPTRRLNTLPSSSGSSGSPSRSRLSYSSGRPPSFAGSHSPHEQARHPHHAAAAAAHVANAGLSPSPSAILERRDVKPDEEVSAKNLALMKNESLYADPYSLMHEGRLSIASTQSLAAIGDPFSFPMSSGLYRRGSVRSLSTYSAAALQGELDDSLYKPGGSLYSDTYSATLGMGFRMPPSSPQKIPDMHLRDRDSYSGSPSRASPVRQNFRKDSASSVFVDSPKSRPSSGSEPLCLTAGPGEGGRATPGFGSLLSGPDADASRDHRLERMEAMEKQIASLTGLVQSVLTRAPDSDSTCGLLRLCMMAGCPPDQGADFSRTLPFSSSDKTDTNSDGSATGTGRLKKKAHTPSAPLALMPPPPSNSTPLNNVSRLQMQLHLHGLQQNANDLRKQLGQLRKTQLENQDSMRTLLKRTEAELNVRVADALRKQEDPLQRQRLLVEEERLKYLNEEELIIQQLHDLEKSVEDIQKESSVNHKLVSVQELEEKTAVLRKLGETLTELKNQFPSLQSKMRVVLRVEVEAVKFLKEEPHRLDALLKRCKTITDTLNAMRKQANESVWKKHEDFTSSKHNKELRKFPDFDLPNSPPLAINDIGGGNSLSNWSPHTSLARRHHGNPAGQHKDNHPPVPHKGKALEELERRSAADKASSVEVRLAAERDWEEKRASLTQYSAQDINRLLEETQAELMKAIPDLDFAAKQIKPSSNATSSQAPQTPQSGTATPEHRTVNNKPLQKKESGSRLGSDELTVPRYRTEKPSKSPPPPPPRRSFPSSPGLITRSGETLIPGKSIKKSDSEEAESQKPHVKLRRTVSENPRPASTPPTLSGDKTNAEQEKSSAQLEGRPLCYIPHMLTESPVRDVPRCSASASPPQRELELQRSSEEDVKQEVTLLLTELEMRALSPFEVHELSSAMGVILQTRTVSAHGAALSEAHLSERPLLLLFREEATLKEAYKLLLSLLETSPPQPKPRKKSPPCLGQRSALVTALRRGTETGDVVLKLQPRTETKSPDGDTSVLTLDPASTQSKPGENVRQSAYKRLDSLEETIRELENTLQEISGGSRSEDTDAKTGKKPPVPPKPATPRQGGNGTLCKVPPAPPSKLKQLQQQNSTDKYKGGKREDFLKTQQQGAAGVESGIRCRSAEGPTLRVSPGRAKALLASLSAAGLSAEALLLSSALRQHRLLREQQQQQRAAAAGSSLPSPSSRSPSPASSSSQTPTATLSSSSSPTTPVLSPCSPTSLTSPTLSKASLEGLSGCKNGR from the exons ATGTCCGAGGCCGACGTGCCCATCGGCTTCAACAGGATGAACCGCTTCCGCCAGAGCCTGCCCCTGTCGCGCTCTGCCAGCCAGAATAAGCTACGTTCTCCAG ATGAATATGCAG gcGTGCTCTTCCTGCAGTACGGCGACGAGACGCGTCGCGTGCACATCACCCACGAGTTGAGCAGCCTGGACACGCTGCACGCCCTCATCGTGCACATGTTCCCGCAGAAGCTGACGGCGGGCATGCTCAAGTCGCCCAACACGGCCGTGCTGATCAAGGACGAGGCGCGCAACGTCTTCTACGAGCTGGAGGACGTGCGCGACATCCAGGACCGCAGCGTCATCAAGATCTATCGCAAAGAGCCCGTTTATGCCTCCTACCCGGCCGCCGCCCACCTGGCCAACGGGGACCTGCGG AGGGAGATGGTGTACTCGTCACGTGACTCCTCTCCGACTCGCCGCCTCAACACACTCCCCTCGTCGTCGGGCTCGTCTGGCTCCCCGTCCCGCTCGCGCCTCTCCTACAGCAGTGGCCGCCCGCCCTCCTTTGCCGGCTCCCACTCACCCCACGAGCAGGCCCGTCACCCCCACCACGCCGCCGCAGCAGCCGCCCACGTGGCCAACGCGGGCCTGTCGCCTTCACCCAGCGCGATCCTAGAGCGGCGAGATGTCAAGCCGGACGAGGAGGTCTCGGCGAAGAACTTGGCACTGATGAAGAACGAGTCTCTTTACGCGGACCCCTACAGCCTGATGCACGAGGGCCGCCTCAGCATCGCCTCCACGCAGTCCCTGGCGGCCATTGGCGACCCCTTCAGTTTCCCCATGTCCTCGGGGTTGTACCGCCGCGGCTCCGTGCGCTCCCTCAGCACATACTCCGCCGCCGCTCTGCAGGGGGAGTTGGATGATTCCCTCTACAAGCCCGGGGGGTCCCTATACTCCGACACATACTCGGCCACGCTGGGCATGGGATTCCGCATGCCGCCATCGTCTCCGCAGAAGATCCCCGACATGCACTTGCGGGACAGAGACTCGTACTCTGGCTCGCCCAGCAGGGCTTCGCCCGTCAGGCAGAATTTTCGGAAGGATTCGGCGTCCTCCGTTTTTGTGGACAGTCCCAAGTCCAGACCCAGTTCTGGCTCCGAGCCTCTCTGTCTCACGGCCGGACCCGGGGAGGGGGGAAGGGCCACGCCCGGTTTTGGATCATTACTGTCTGGACCAGATGCTGATGCTAGCAG GGATCATCGTCTCGAGCGCATGGAGGCCATGGAGAAGCAAATCGCCAGTCTGACCGGCCTAGTCCAGAGCGTCCTGACAAGAGCGCCAGACAGTGACAGCAC ATGCGGCTTGCTGCGTCTCTGCATGATGGCGGGCTGCCCCCCGGACCAGGGAGCCGACTTCTCACGGACATTACCTTTCTCTTCCAGTGACAAGACTGACACCAACAGCGACGGCTCCGCCACTGGAA CAGGACGACTAAAGAAGAAAG CTCACACGCCGTCGGCCCCGCTAGCGCtgatgccgccgccgccgtccaaCTCGACACCGCTGAACAACGTCAGCCGCCTGCAGATGCAGCTGCACCTGCACGGGCTGCAGCAGAACGCCAACGACCTGCGCAAGCAGCTCGGACAGCTGCGCAAGACGCAG CTGGAGAACCAAGACTCCATGCGCACGCTACTGAAGCGCACCGAGGCGGAGCTGAACGTGCGCGTGGCCGACGCCCTCCGCAAGCAGGAGGACCCCCTGCAGCGGCAGCGCCTCCTGGTGGAGGAAGAGAGGCTCAAGTACCTGAATGAAGAAGAGCTCATCATCCAGCAGCTTCA TGACCTGGAGAAGTCGGTGGAGGACATCCAGAAGGAGTCGTCCGTCAACCACAAGCTGGTGAGCGTgcaggagctggaggagaagacGGCCGTCCTCCGAAAGTTGGGCGAGACGCTCACCGAGCTCAAGA ATCAGTTCCCCAGCCTTCAGAGCAAGATGCGGGTGGTGCTCCGGGTGGAAGTGGAGGCCGTCAAGTTCCTGAAGGAGGAGCCGCACAGGCTGGACGCCCTGCTCAAACGCTGCAAGACCATCACGGACACCCTCAACGCTATGCGCAA GCAAGCCAACGAGAGCGTGTGGAAGAAACACGAGGACTTCACGTCGTCCAAGCACAACAAGGAGCTGAGAAAGTTCCCGGATTTCGACCTCCCCAACAGCCCGCCGCTCGCCATCAATGACATCGGGGGAGGAAACAGCCTGTCCAACTGGAGCCCGCACACCAGCCTCGCCCGCCGCCACCACGGGAACCCGGCGGGCCAGCACAAGGACAATCACCCGCCCGTCCCTCACAAGGGCAAAGCCCTGGAGGAGCTGGAACGCCGCAGCGCTGCTGATAAGGCGTCGTCGGTCGAGGTTCGCCTG GCGGCCGAGCGCGACTGGGAGGAGAAGCGGGCCAGCCTGACGCAGTACAGCGCTCAGGACATCAACCGGCTGCTGGAGGAGACCCAGGCCGAGCTCATGAAGGCCATACCCGACCTGGACTTTGCCGCCAAGCAGATCAAGCCCTCCTCCAACGCGACGTCCTCGCAGGCGCCCCAGACCCCTCAGAGCGGGACGGCCACCCCTGAGCACCGCACCGTCAACAACAAGCCCCTGCAGAAGAAGGAAAGCGGGTCCAGACTGGGATCTG ATGAGCTGACGGTGCCTCGCTACCGCACAGAAAAACCCTCCAAGTCTCCCCCTCCGCCCCCACCCAGACGCAGCTTCCCGTCTTCTCCGGGTTTGATCACCCGCAGTGGCGAGACACTCATTCCTGGGAAGAGCATCAAG AAGTCCGACTCTGAAGAAGCAGAGAGCCAGAAGCCTCACGTGAAACTGAGGAGGACGGTGTCGGAAAACCCGCGGCCCGCGTCCACGCCTCCCACGCTGTCCGGGGACAAGACAAACGCAGAGCAGGAGAAAAGTTCCGCCCAGTTGGAG GGCAGACCTTTGTGTTACATTCCACACATGTTGACGGAGAGTCCCGTCCGAGATGTGCCTCGTTGTTCCGCGAGCGCTTCGCCTCCTCAGCGCGAGCTGGAGTTGCAGCGCTCTTCAGAGGAGGAcgtcaaacaggaagtgactttgCTCCTGACCGAGCTGGAGATGAGGGCGCTGTCGCCTTTCGAGGTCCACGAGCTGAGCAGCGCCATGGGAGTCATTTTGCAAACTCGCACCGTCTCGGCGCACGGCGCGGCGCTCTCCGAGGCGCACTTGAGTGAGCGGCCTCTGCTGCTGCTCTTCAGGGAGGAGGCCACGCTCAAGGAGGCCTACAAGCTTTTGCTTTCCCTTTTGGAGACCTCGCCGCCGCAgcccaaacccagaaaaaaatcCCCGCCCTGCTTGGGCCAGCGGAGCGCCTTGGTGACGGCTCTGAGGAGAGGGACAGAAACAGGGGACGTGGTTCTAAAACTCCAACCTCGCACCGAGACCAAGAGTCCCGACGGAGACACGAGTGTTTTGACATTAGATCCGGCTTCCACACAGTCCAAACCAGGAGAAAATGTCCGCCAGAGTGCCTACAAGCGGCTGGATAGCTTGGAGGAGACCATTCGAGAGTTGGAGAACACGTTGCAGGAGATCAGCGGAGGTTCCCGTTCGGAGGACACCGACGCCAAAACGGGCAAGAAGCCGCCAGTCCCGCCCAAGCCGGCGACGCCGAGACAG GGAGGGAACGGCACCCTGTGCAAGGTCCCGCCTGCCCCGCCCTCCAAGCTGAAGCAGCTGCAGCAGCAGAACAGCACAGACAAGTACAAAGGTGGCAAGAGGGAGGACTTCCTGAAGACCCAGCAACAG GGAGCCGCGGGCGTTGAGTCGGGGATCCGCTGCAGGAGTGCGGAGGGCCCCACGCTGAGGGTGTCGCCCGGCCGGGCCAAGGCGCTGCTGGCCAGCCTATCGGCCGCCGGCCTGAGCGCCGAGGCCCTGCTGCTGTCATCCGCCCTGCGCCAGCACCGCCTCCTCCGcgaacagcagcagcagcaacggGCGGCGGCCGCCGGGTCCTCCCTGCCCTCGCCCAGCAGCCGCTCGCCCTCGcccgcctcttcctcctcgcAGACGCCCACCGCCACCCTGTCCTCATCCTCCTCACCCACCACGCCCGTCCTGTCGCCCTGCTCGCCCACGTCGCTCACGTCGCCCACCTTGTCCAAGGCTAGTCTGGAGGGCCTCAGCGGCTGCAAGAATGGACGGTAA
- the srcin1a gene encoding SRC kinase signaling inhibitor 1 isoform X15, protein MLKSPNTAVLIKDEARNVFYELEDVRDIQDRSVIKIYRKEPVYASYPAAAHLANGDLRREMVYSSRDSSPTRRLNTLPSSSGSSGSPSRSRLSYSSGRPPSFAGSHSPHEQARHPHHAAAAAAHVANAGLSPSPSAILERRDVKPDEEVSAKNLALMKNESLYADPYSLMHEGRLSIASTQSLAAIGDPFSFPMSSGLYRRGSVRSLSTYSAAALQGELDDSLYKPGGSLYSDTYSATLGMGFRMPPSSPQKIPDMHLRDRDSYSGSPSRASPVRQNFRKDSASSVFVDSPKSRPSSGSEPLCLTAGPGEGGRATPGFGSLLSGPDADASRDHRLERMEAMEKQIASLTGLVQSVLTRAPDSDSTCGLLRLCMMAGCPPDQGADFSRTLPFSSSDKTDTNSDGSATGTGRLKKKAHTPSAPLALMPPPPSNSTPLNNVSRLQMQLHLHGLQQNANDLRKQLGQLRKTQLENQDSMRTLLKRTEAELNVRVADALRKQEDPLQRQRLLVEEERLKYLNEEELIIQQLHDLEKSVEDIQKESSVNHKLVSVQELEEKTAVLRKLGETLTELKNQFPSLQSKMRVVLRVEVEAVKFLKEEPHRLDALLKRCKTITDTLNAMRKQANESVWKKHEDFTSSKHNKELRKFPDFDLPNSPPLAINDIGGGNSLSNWSPHTSLARRHHGNPAGQHKDNHPPVPHKGKALEELERRSAADKASSVEVRLAAERDWEEKRASLTQYSAQDINRLLEETQAELMKAIPDLDFAAKQIKPSSNATSSQAPQTPQSGTATPEHRTVNNKPLQKKESGSRLGSDELTVPRYRTEKPSKSPPPPPPRRSFPSSPGLITRSGETLIPGKSIKKSDSEEAESQKPHVKLRRTVSENPRPASTPPTLSGDKTNAEQEKSSAQLEGRPLCYIPHMLTESPVRDVPRCSASASPPQRELELQRSSEEDVKQEVTLLLTELEMRALSPFEVHELSSAMGVILQTRTVSAHGAALSEAHLSERPLLLLFREEATLKEAYKLLLSLLETSPPQPKPRKKSPPCLGQRSALVTALRRGTETGDVVLKLQPRTETKSPDGDTSVLTLDPASTQSKPGENVRQSAYKRLDSLEETIRELENTLQEISGGSRSEDTDAKTGKKPPVPPKPATPRQGGNGTLCKVPPAPPSKLKQLQQQNSTDKYKGGKREDFLKTQQQGAAGVESGIRCRSAEGPTLRVSPGRAKALLASLSAAGLSAEALLLSSALRQHRLLREQQQQQRAAAAGSSLPSPSSRSPSPASSSSQTPTATLSSSSSPTTPVLSPCSPTSLTSPTLSKASLEGLSGCKNGR, encoded by the exons ATGCTCAAGTCGCCCAACACGGCCGTGCTGATCAAGGACGAGGCGCGCAACGTCTTCTACGAGCTGGAGGACGTGCGCGACATCCAGGACCGCAGCGTCATCAAGATCTATCGCAAAGAGCCCGTTTATGCCTCCTACCCGGCCGCCGCCCACCTGGCCAACGGGGACCTGCGG AGGGAGATGGTGTACTCGTCACGTGACTCCTCTCCGACTCGCCGCCTCAACACACTCCCCTCGTCGTCGGGCTCGTCTGGCTCCCCGTCCCGCTCGCGCCTCTCCTACAGCAGTGGCCGCCCGCCCTCCTTTGCCGGCTCCCACTCACCCCACGAGCAGGCCCGTCACCCCCACCACGCCGCCGCAGCAGCCGCCCACGTGGCCAACGCGGGCCTGTCGCCTTCACCCAGCGCGATCCTAGAGCGGCGAGATGTCAAGCCGGACGAGGAGGTCTCGGCGAAGAACTTGGCACTGATGAAGAACGAGTCTCTTTACGCGGACCCCTACAGCCTGATGCACGAGGGCCGCCTCAGCATCGCCTCCACGCAGTCCCTGGCGGCCATTGGCGACCCCTTCAGTTTCCCCATGTCCTCGGGGTTGTACCGCCGCGGCTCCGTGCGCTCCCTCAGCACATACTCCGCCGCCGCTCTGCAGGGGGAGTTGGATGATTCCCTCTACAAGCCCGGGGGGTCCCTATACTCCGACACATACTCGGCCACGCTGGGCATGGGATTCCGCATGCCGCCATCGTCTCCGCAGAAGATCCCCGACATGCACTTGCGGGACAGAGACTCGTACTCTGGCTCGCCCAGCAGGGCTTCGCCCGTCAGGCAGAATTTTCGGAAGGATTCGGCGTCCTCCGTTTTTGTGGACAGTCCCAAGTCCAGACCCAGTTCTGGCTCCGAGCCTCTCTGTCTCACGGCCGGACCCGGGGAGGGGGGAAGGGCCACGCCCGGTTTTGGATCATTACTGTCTGGACCAGATGCTGATGCTAGCAG GGATCATCGTCTCGAGCGCATGGAGGCCATGGAGAAGCAAATCGCCAGTCTGACCGGCCTAGTCCAGAGCGTCCTGACAAGAGCGCCAGACAGTGACAGCAC ATGCGGCTTGCTGCGTCTCTGCATGATGGCGGGCTGCCCCCCGGACCAGGGAGCCGACTTCTCACGGACATTACCTTTCTCTTCCAGTGACAAGACTGACACCAACAGCGACGGCTCCGCCACTGGAA CAGGACGACTAAAGAAGAAAG CTCACACGCCGTCGGCCCCGCTAGCGCtgatgccgccgccgccgtccaaCTCGACACCGCTGAACAACGTCAGCCGCCTGCAGATGCAGCTGCACCTGCACGGGCTGCAGCAGAACGCCAACGACCTGCGCAAGCAGCTCGGACAGCTGCGCAAGACGCAG CTGGAGAACCAAGACTCCATGCGCACGCTACTGAAGCGCACCGAGGCGGAGCTGAACGTGCGCGTGGCCGACGCCCTCCGCAAGCAGGAGGACCCCCTGCAGCGGCAGCGCCTCCTGGTGGAGGAAGAGAGGCTCAAGTACCTGAATGAAGAAGAGCTCATCATCCAGCAGCTTCA TGACCTGGAGAAGTCGGTGGAGGACATCCAGAAGGAGTCGTCCGTCAACCACAAGCTGGTGAGCGTgcaggagctggaggagaagacGGCCGTCCTCCGAAAGTTGGGCGAGACGCTCACCGAGCTCAAGA ATCAGTTCCCCAGCCTTCAGAGCAAGATGCGGGTGGTGCTCCGGGTGGAAGTGGAGGCCGTCAAGTTCCTGAAGGAGGAGCCGCACAGGCTGGACGCCCTGCTCAAACGCTGCAAGACCATCACGGACACCCTCAACGCTATGCGCAA GCAAGCCAACGAGAGCGTGTGGAAGAAACACGAGGACTTCACGTCGTCCAAGCACAACAAGGAGCTGAGAAAGTTCCCGGATTTCGACCTCCCCAACAGCCCGCCGCTCGCCATCAATGACATCGGGGGAGGAAACAGCCTGTCCAACTGGAGCCCGCACACCAGCCTCGCCCGCCGCCACCACGGGAACCCGGCGGGCCAGCACAAGGACAATCACCCGCCCGTCCCTCACAAGGGCAAAGCCCTGGAGGAGCTGGAACGCCGCAGCGCTGCTGATAAGGCGTCGTCGGTCGAGGTTCGCCTG GCGGCCGAGCGCGACTGGGAGGAGAAGCGGGCCAGCCTGACGCAGTACAGCGCTCAGGACATCAACCGGCTGCTGGAGGAGACCCAGGCCGAGCTCATGAAGGCCATACCCGACCTGGACTTTGCCGCCAAGCAGATCAAGCCCTCCTCCAACGCGACGTCCTCGCAGGCGCCCCAGACCCCTCAGAGCGGGACGGCCACCCCTGAGCACCGCACCGTCAACAACAAGCCCCTGCAGAAGAAGGAAAGCGGGTCCAGACTGGGATCTG ATGAGCTGACGGTGCCTCGCTACCGCACAGAAAAACCCTCCAAGTCTCCCCCTCCGCCCCCACCCAGACGCAGCTTCCCGTCTTCTCCGGGTTTGATCACCCGCAGTGGCGAGACACTCATTCCTGGGAAGAGCATCAAG AAGTCCGACTCTGAAGAAGCAGAGAGCCAGAAGCCTCACGTGAAACTGAGGAGGACGGTGTCGGAAAACCCGCGGCCCGCGTCCACGCCTCCCACGCTGTCCGGGGACAAGACAAACGCAGAGCAGGAGAAAAGTTCCGCCCAGTTGGAG GGCAGACCTTTGTGTTACATTCCACACATGTTGACGGAGAGTCCCGTCCGAGATGTGCCTCGTTGTTCCGCGAGCGCTTCGCCTCCTCAGCGCGAGCTGGAGTTGCAGCGCTCTTCAGAGGAGGAcgtcaaacaggaagtgactttgCTCCTGACCGAGCTGGAGATGAGGGCGCTGTCGCCTTTCGAGGTCCACGAGCTGAGCAGCGCCATGGGAGTCATTTTGCAAACTCGCACCGTCTCGGCGCACGGCGCGGCGCTCTCCGAGGCGCACTTGAGTGAGCGGCCTCTGCTGCTGCTCTTCAGGGAGGAGGCCACGCTCAAGGAGGCCTACAAGCTTTTGCTTTCCCTTTTGGAGACCTCGCCGCCGCAgcccaaacccagaaaaaaatcCCCGCCCTGCTTGGGCCAGCGGAGCGCCTTGGTGACGGCTCTGAGGAGAGGGACAGAAACAGGGGACGTGGTTCTAAAACTCCAACCTCGCACCGAGACCAAGAGTCCCGACGGAGACACGAGTGTTTTGACATTAGATCCGGCTTCCACACAGTCCAAACCAGGAGAAAATGTCCGCCAGAGTGCCTACAAGCGGCTGGATAGCTTGGAGGAGACCATTCGAGAGTTGGAGAACACGTTGCAGGAGATCAGCGGAGGTTCCCGTTCGGAGGACACCGACGCCAAAACGGGCAAGAAGCCGCCAGTCCCGCCCAAGCCGGCGACGCCGAGACAG GGAGGGAACGGCACCCTGTGCAAGGTCCCGCCTGCCCCGCCCTCCAAGCTGAAGCAGCTGCAGCAGCAGAACAGCACAGACAAGTACAAAGGTGGCAAGAGGGAGGACTTCCTGAAGACCCAGCAACAG GGAGCCGCGGGCGTTGAGTCGGGGATCCGCTGCAGGAGTGCGGAGGGCCCCACGCTGAGGGTGTCGCCCGGCCGGGCCAAGGCGCTGCTGGCCAGCCTATCGGCCGCCGGCCTGAGCGCCGAGGCCCTGCTGCTGTCATCCGCCCTGCGCCAGCACCGCCTCCTCCGcgaacagcagcagcagcaacggGCGGCGGCCGCCGGGTCCTCCCTGCCCTCGCCCAGCAGCCGCTCGCCCTCGcccgcctcttcctcctcgcAGACGCCCACCGCCACCCTGTCCTCATCCTCCTCACCCACCACGCCCGTCCTGTCGCCCTGCTCGCCCACGTCGCTCACGTCGCCCACCTTGTCCAAGGCTAGTCTGGAGGGCCTCAGCGGCTGCAAGAATGGACGGTAA